The genomic window AGCACCAAGGCGTCCTTCGGCATCGGGTCGGCTCAAGTCACAGAGGATCGGACTGCCCGGCTGCAAACGCACCAGCCTGTCATCCCCAGTATTCAGGAGGTAGGCTGGCACTGGATAGAGTGGTTCGCCATGGTACAACAGCGTCGACGGACCGAAGCGCAGCAGGCCGCTGTTATCGCCGTAACCGATTAATTCCGACAGGTTGATATCGCCCACAGATTGCGCACCAAGCAGATCATTTTCTGAGCGGACATGTTGTTTCCAGTCAATTCCTAGCGCCTCACCCAGGCGTGTTCGGATTGCACCTGTCAGCGTGGCGACGGGCGGTGGGAACAGGCTGCTTAAGCGGCTTGCACCCGCGGTATCATGGGGTCGGGCATCACGGAAGAACCAGGTATCGATGGGTGTGAATCGTATCTCCAGAGTTTTATTCATACGCTGGCCTCCGACATAGCGGACGATGGGGAAGCACTAATTTGCTCTGTGGTGAGGAAATGCAAGAGCTTCAGTGCATCATTTGTCAGCCTTGGCTCTTTGACCGTCACCCCGTTGTCTTCGCGTTTCCAGGATTCCGTCATGTGCAGCAGTTCATCCAGCAATGTGGCATTCAATTCACCGACGGCTTTACCGCTATGCTGCCACGCAGCGCGGATCAGGGCTCGCAGGTAAAGATTATCTATCGAGAGATCTTCTGCCTGAGCAACCGGCTTATTCAACCCAAGCTGTTCGATCAAGGCCTCCAGCTTGTAGAGGAACTTGCGGGAGAATTGTTTATCCGTACTGCGGTAATGCATCAGCTCAGTTGTCAGGGATCTGATCAGCGCTGCGGGCGCTGGAGCATCGCCGCGCTCCCACGGACTGGACCACCGACAATGCAGCCCGCCGGGCTTCCAGACCTCGATTGCCAGACTGTTTCGCCCCGTTTTTTCCTTAGCGACTTTGTCCAGCAGTGGGTGCGCTTTGGCCAAATTCTGTGCGAAGGGCGACTTGTAATGACAAAACAATACCGCCGCCGACAAGCTGGTGGTAATGGCGTTTTGACCTAGAGTTTGATTAACCTTAGCGAAACAGTGGGTGTAGAGCTGACGCAATGCATCGGCACAGGCGATGGCGTCGTCCACTGAAAGTAAGGCCAGCACGTCGTCGCCTCCGGCGTACACCAAAAAGCCACTGTGGGCTTGCACCACGTCAGGTACTTTGCGGGTAAAGGCATTCAGTGCTCTGCTGATACCCGTCTGTTTGGTGGCATTGCTCATCTGGCTGCCCAGCGCATCGCCGTCCATAAGCAGGATGGAATAAAAGTCGCTCGGCTTTCCCAATTGACGCTGCACGGTGTGAAGCCGCTGCTGGATGCTGTTAAGAATCTCTCGTTCCTGGGCATCGTCGCTGCGTTTTGCCAGCAAGGCGAGCTCTTCCTCATAGAAGTACCGGCCGTTCACGGTCTGCCACTTCCAGTCGGGAATGTTAAAGGTGTGACAGGCTTTATCGATCCGGTTCAGATTCAGGGTGCCCCCCTCATGCCCTGAATCAAGAGTTGCCAGATCCAGATTGAGCAAACTAATTTCTTCGCGCAGCTGCGTATCTTTAGCCGCCGCCAGGATCGCTTTCTCCAACCAGGGTGCGGCCGCCAAATAATTGACCGAAGGTACATTCACGGGCAGTCTCCAGCCCTTGAGTGTCCATTGATCGATGCCACTTTGGCCGCTAAAGGGCAGTTCCAGTGTATGAAAGTAGTGTGCAAAGCGACGTTTGATATACGCAATGGCACAGAGTGTTTCACCGGGGCGCAGATCGGTATTAATGCTTTTGCCCGCTTTCTCGGCAAGTGCCTTCCAGAAGGTATTTACCGCTTTGCCGGGGCGTGGCTCAGCTGACAGCTCCTGCCAGCCCTCCATCATCATGCAGCTGACACCGGGTTCGGCTGGCGGATTGTAAGTGCGCCAGTTTTTACGCCTGTCGAGCAGGTTGGTGGCTGTCGGGTCAGGGGTGAGACACCAGCTTATCTCCCAAAAATGCTCGACCTGGCGCTGCCAGACTGACTGGGTTTGTTCGATGCTGGGGTGCTCTAAACCGGCCAAATCTCCCTGCCAGACCTGATCGGCCAACGCCTGCCAGGCAGCCTGCACATTGTTTGTTACCTGCAACGGGTCAAAGGATGCCGGTACTATGGCACGAGCCGCCTTGAATCGGTTCGGAATACAGCCCTGTTGCGGCGGGGTCCCCTTACCTTTGCCTTGCAGCCAGTCGAGGTAGTCTTCATCGGGCAAGGGAAACTCGATACGCCCGCCCTGCGCCTGTACCGACTGCATTGCTACTGAAGCAAGCCACGACAACAGGAAAGAACCCGCCCAGAAATCACGCGTCCGCCGTGCCTGTGCCACGAATGCCTGGACCGGGCCCAGAGTGAAATGAAAATATTGCTCAGACATGAATGACATCCCGTTCGTTGAAGCGCGCCAGGAAGGTATCCAGTACCTGCCAGTCCAGTTGCTGGTTCACGTGATTGCCGCTCAGTTCAAAATGGGCAGCGCCCTTACCCTTTACTTTGACACTGGCGCTGTCAGGTAAAAACAGCGACCGTAATAGCAGGTGAATCAGCAGAAACTGGCCATCCGGCAGGCGGTGCAGATGGGCGAAGAGCGGGGAGGCTCGTCGGCCGCCGCTAACGCCATCAACATCAACATCAATGCTGACATTTTTTCCGGTACTGCTTAGAAAATAGGGGTGGGGCAAACCGAATACGGCCCGGCTGGGCAGACGGCCCTGACGTTTGCCCTCGCTGACCTCGTAGGCCCAGTCATGGTCAGGCTTGAATTTTTGTTCAGCCTCCCGGCCGAATGTAAGCTTGTTGCGCCCATAGCCCCGGTACATGCCCATCTCAAAACCATGTTGCCTTAACAGGGCGATCGCGTCGTTACCGCTGGCACCGACCTGCAACTGGCTCAGGCGGCTGAAAGCCGAAAAGGGTGGTTCATCCGCTTTTGCGGTCGGCCCCAGTAGTTCGGCAATGGCGTGCTTGTACTCGGTCTGATTTGTGGGGAGAGGCTGCGGCTGCCCGGATACCTCCAGTCGGTTGATCGTTATAGAGCCGAAACCTTTGCGGGCTCGGCTGCCGAGATTGCCCAGTAAGCCGAAGCAGAGCAGGGCCTCGATCAGTTGCTGCTTTTGCCCGTCGGTAAGGCCACGCTTCAGTGCCAGTTGTAACGTGAAGTGACCACCAGACTGCAGATAGCTTCGCTTCAGCCCTTTGGAGTAAAGCCCCTGGCCCAGCAGATACTGCAATTCAGGCGTATTCGCAAAATCCTGATCAGACACATGCACATGTTGCTGGCTGACGCGCAGCAGGAATCCAGCCTGGCCGGATGGTCCGCGGCTTTCGTCTCTGGTCGCCTGTCCAAAAAGGGCAGATTCCTCATGATGTAGTTGCTGTAAAGCCACCTGATCCGACGGTGCCTGCTGGCGCAGGCGTGCCCAGTTCAGCGCCCGCCACCAGAAGCGCAATGCCCCCTTGATAGCCGGTGGCCTGATCTGTTGCGCACAGGCCTGATTTGCTTCGCCCAGAAACATTGGTGTAGTGAGAGAGAACTCGGCCTCTATCCTGTCCATATCCATACGTTCATCCATCGCAAAGTCCGTGAGGCCACTACAGAGCGGTACCCGTCACAGTGTTAAAGTTGTGTTGCGTTGATGCCGGGGCTGTCAGTTGCAATGCACCCAGGCCGAACGATGTCTTGCCGCCGCCATGCAGGGCAGTGCCGTTGGCCAGGAGCTGCCCGAGGGGCAGCAGCCCTTCCGGGTTGGGATGCTGTATTCGCAGCTGACCCATCACCCCTTGTAGAGGATGCCGACTAGCCTGTCGTTGCGAATGGCGCTGCCAGCAGACGTCCTGCAGCTGCGAGGTAACGGTCAGTTGGTCGGCCAGTGTCAGCAGGTCCTTGTTATCCGGCACTGGGAGATCAAGCTCAAAGTGGCGATTGACCATGCGCTGGCGCTGCGCAAGTGCGACGAGCAGGTCGTGCACCCGAAATTCGTCAGCCTGTAGAGGTCGCCCTCTGCGTTTAATCAGCCAGGGGGTTACCAACTCCAGGGTAGTCGCAGCGCCGGACAGTAAGATCTGTTGCGTGATTGGAGTAACCTGTTGCAGTCGGCAAGGGATGTCCGACTCGCCTAGCCCTTTGAGCAGCGCGGTTGTCATGGCAGATTGCACAGCCGTCTGCAGTGCTTTTGAAAGGCCGATTAAATTGAGCCGGAACCGGAAGTGTTGTCCGGCCCGCAGGTGCCGGTCTTGGTCTATCGGGGTGAACATTACTGCGGGAATGCCGTCCTGATTTGCGCGCCGATAACCCTCGAACAGATGCACGTAGAAGCACTCGCTGCGGTGCCCCGATGTACCGCAGTTGCAAAAGCGTGACAGCAGGGCATGCCCCAGTGCACCGCGTAGCATGCTGCCCGGATGAGCAGGTAGAAAAAAGGAACGTTCTGGATAAGCGTGGAACAGCAGAGTGGTGATCGCGGGCCCCGCGATAAAAGTGGTGCAGAATTCGCCTGAGTTCATTGTTCTTGTTCCTTTTCAGCAAGGGGCGTCCTGGCCCGGTATCAATCTAGCGCACGAGTTCCAGGCTGTATATATCGAAATGGAATACCCGCCACTGCGTTAACGGTCTGATTGCCGATGGGTCGGCTTGGGCAGTGCGCTGAGTTTCTACTTAACCAGGCGCAAGCGCGACCTTGGGAGGGAAGGATTCCGTTCCGGCAGTCGTATCGGCGGCCGGCTTGCCGCAAAGTCCCGGATAGCTTGGGGTGCCTGGCCGATACCGGTCTGCAGCAGCATGCTCAGTACTTCAGCTGCAGCCAGGCCGTTCGCGTTGGTGTGTGAAATGATGACGGCCCACTGCGATGGCGTCAGTGAAAGAATTGCCTCTGTTGTCAGTAACCGACTGGCTTCACAGAGGAAATAATCGATGCCGCTCAACAGGTCCTCGGGTTCGATCTGTTCACCTTCAGCCTTGGCGACTTGGCTCATGGTTACAGCGATATCAATTATGTGCTGCGTGCTGGTGTCAGTCTGGCTCATGGTGATTTCCCCGGTGCTTGCCGTTTCATTGGTTCCCAGTCTATTGGCATGCAGGGGCGTTAGGGGTGTTGCCAAGCTTGGCAGTCTGCACAGTCAGGGATGCTCGCGGGCCGCTGCTCCTTGCTCAAGGTACCGGTTGGCCGTGCCAGCCAGGGTGCCATATGCAGTTGCTATTCAACGTGCAGCGTGACTGGGTAATTCAATACAAGCCCGACAACTAGCAGCCAGAGAGTTGAGTTTGGTCTTAATCCCCTCCGGTTTCGGGGCAGGTCTCGGACTAACAGTGAGAACAAACGTACCTGTCATGACGTCTTAATCCCCTCCGGTTTCGGGGCAGGTCTCGGACTGAAAACGCTACTGAGGTAACTAAGCTTGAAGTCTTAATCCCCTCCGGTTTCGGGGCAGGTCTCGGACGGATAATGCAAGGGAAGTTGAGATTCTTGAAATGTCTTAATCCCCTCCGGTTTCGGGGCAGGTCTCGGACCATGAAAATCTCTTTTGGTGACGATCTTAAAAGGTCTTAATCCCCTCCGGTTTCGGGGCAGGTCTCGGACTATAAAGAGGTCGCATTGACTTCTAAGATATGTCTTAATCCCCTCCGGTTTCGGGGCAGGTCTCGGACACGGATATCGCCTGGGGAGTCACCCCCAGGGTCTTAATCCCCTCCGGTTTCGGGGCAGGTCTCGGACCCAGAGGACAACTCACGTGTACTCGTCATTCCGTCTTAATCCCCTCCGGTTTCGGGGCAGGTCTCGGACCTCGGAGAAGTGACCAATCGGGCACACGGCATAGTCTTAATCCCCTCCGGTTTCGGGGCAGGTCTCGGACAGACAAACTGGCCGATGCACGCAACCGTAAGGCGTCTTAATCCCCTCCGGTTTCGGGGCAGGTCTCGGACGCGGTTGGGCTGACCTGTCGGGAAACGCCAACAGTCTTAATCCCCTCCGGTTTCGGGGCAGGTCTCGGACCTAAAGCCGTGTGTGATGCACTAGGCGTAGGTCTTAATCCCCTCCGGTTTCGGGGCAGGTCTCGGACTGAAGCTCGTGCCATTGAAATGGCAGCTGTACGTCTTAATCCCCTCCGGTTTCGGGGCAGGTCTCGGACTCCGAGCCTGAAAAAACAGACCTGTTTTCAAGCGTTTAGCCGTGGCTTTTAGGTGATCGAAAATCAACCAAAAAGTTGGCTAAAAAATAACCAGTTGTTTCGCTTAAAGAGCGCTACCAGTTCCGAGCTTCAGTGAGCATGCCGAAAGTTCTGAATGACTGCAATAAATAGCCGCTATGCGTGGGTATCCGCGGCCATGATGTCTGGATGTGTGACCGACGATGACTGTTTGAAGTCGTGGAGTTGATGTGCCGGATAGCCATTATCGAAAACACCCTCCAGAAACGGCGAGGCACCCCAAAAGTGTATCAGTGTGTTCGCGGGTATGCGGTAACCCCGCAGGTCATCCTCGCCAGGGCGAATCAGCTTGAGTAGCTGTACTTGCAGTATGGCCAGGGCTTCGTCATCGCCTTGCCAGGCGAATACGGATTCTTGCAATACGTAGGCCTGGGTTCTCAGAAATCGCTGCAGCCGCTGCAGCCGGCGTGGCGAGCGGATATCGTAAGCCAGCAGGTACCAGTGGCTAGTCACACAGTGCTTCCTCACAGTCGCGGTCGATACGCCGCGACAGCCAGTGCGCACCGGCACCGAGTTGTCGTGACCAGTGCGTCGAGACCTCGTCATAGGCGGCATAGAACTGCTGGCGGCCCTCTTTTCCCAGCAGGCATCCACCAGGGCGAGTCGAAAAATGACGCCGGTCAAGCAGACCGCTGTTGAATAGCCGCACGACCCAGGTTTCTACCTGGGGGCGCAGGGGCTCCATCAGATCGCAGGCAAGGGATTTTCGGCCGTATGCCGGGCGATGATAAAACCCCAGTTGCGGGTCCAGGGCATACCGCAGTGATTGGCGTACCGCCTCCTGGTGCACCAGGGTGTAGGTGAGCGAAAGCGCCGCATTCACCGGATCGGGTGGTGGCCGGCGCTCGCGCTTGCTGAAGCCCAGCTGTGGCGGGAGCTGTTCACGCCAGTGCGCGAATGCAAGGCGCTGTACGCTGCCCTCGATACCGCGTAGCTGGGCATCGTCTTCACAGCTGCCGAGCTGGCGCAGCGCCACTTCTATGTGCTGGTGGAGCGCCTCACCTGTGGCTGTGTGAGTCAGCAGCCGGTTAAGGATGTTGAACTTGTGGCGGCAAAACTGAACGGCAATGGGCAGGCGCCGGGTCAGGGACTGCTGCCACGCATACTGACGGCAGCGGCGTTCAACCTGCCGCTGCTGGTTGGCAAAGAGGGCAAAGCTGTTTTGTTCATGGCGTTGGTTCAGCACGATGAGATCGATTCCACGGCTTTGCAGCTGACCGATGAGCTGGGTGGTGAGTTGTACGCTGTGCATGCAGATCACCTGATCAATGCGGCTCAGCGGCAGGGTTCGGGGCGGCTGTTCAGGCGCACGCACGATAATGCAGTCTGTGGCGTATTCCAGGCTGAGCTGGCGTCGATCCAAAATCACATGGGTCATGGATGATCCTAGTTGATAAGTAGTAGCGGGCCTGTAGGGGACATGGCGCCGCATCCGAGTTGCCAGCAGCTGCTCATGCTGTTCAGGCAGATGGCATAGAGCCGGTCTTGTCCGTCCAGCAGTGGCAGTAGCTGCTCCAGCAAGTGGTTTAGCTCTATGCTGGATAGCGGCAGTTCGAACACTGAGTCCTGATAACTCAGGCTTAGTGCATGCAAAATACGCAGTGCTCGGCGCCGGCTGCGGTTGTCGCTGATGTCGTACCCGATCAGGTAGTGCCGTCTAGCCATAACCGCTCCAGTGTGGAGTGCAATGCGCTGAATCCTTCTAAGCGCAGCAGGTCGTTAAAGTCTGTGGGGCGGGCGCGGGCCAGCGTCTCGCGGCTGAAAGTCGGGTAACACAAGCGGTCACCAGGCTGCCTGGCGGACTGCGCGCAGTGCTTGCCGACGTTGCCGACCCTGGGCTTCCAGATATCGTTGTCGTGACAGAAGATCACCGGACCCGGGGTGTTGCGCCTTACCGCGGCCAGGTTATGCGCCGATAGTGCAACGCGGACTTCACCAGGCCAGACAAGCGCCAGCGTGAGGCCCGTGGCGAGCCCTTCACAGATGAGCACCGGGATCCGTGCGGTTGCCTCGGGTTTTGGCTGGATACGGATAAAGCTGCCGCTCATCAGCCCGGCTTCGCGCACGAAGTGGCGTTTGCGGTCACCGTGCGGGCTGAAAGTTATCTGATGAAAACCCGTATAACCCTGGTGGGGGTTACCAAAGGGAATGAGGAGCTGGCCTGGCTGTGGGCAGCGCACTGGCAGGCGGCTGAGCAGCGCGGTATCCGCCAGCCCGGTCAGCCGCTGTGCCAGCCAGGGATGGTCAGGGCCGAGGTGCGGCGCCGCGCAATACTGGCGTTCAAAGTGTCCATGCCGTTGCAGGCGTCGGGCATTTTCCAGCGCCGGGTCCCGGGTGGCTCGAAGCGCCACGCGGGACATTGGGGTCTGGCTGTTCGCGTTGGTGCACTGCCAGCGCAGACCGTTGAAGGTTCGTTCCTGGCCGCCATCCTTGAACGTGTGCAGCCGCAGAAAGGGCCATAGTCGGCCGGTGCTGGTACGGTTAATGTACAGCAGCGCGCTGCAGGTGCCGCGGTAACGGGGTTCGATGACCGGTACAGAGTTGCCTTTGGCCATCTGGCCAGGCGCAGGAAGGCATTGCAGCAGGCGGGAACCATCAATACCAACCTCGGCGGCGAGCGTACAGATATGATCGCAGGCACGATGGAGTATCGCCAGGGGCGGACCCAGATCACGCGCGACTGAGTGCATCAGGGTTGCTCCGTGACCAGAAAACGACGCACGCTGGCGCCCATCTCGTGCAGACGGTCTGCGCTCAGTTCGATGCCCCGCTCGGCAGGCGTTGCCTGAATGCAGAGGTGCCAGTATTCGACGCCCAGAGGCGCCAGGCGGGCGATCATCGACATCGGCAGGTTGCCAATAACGCGGTCACCGGCCTGCAACAGGGCAGGATCAAGGTGGCCCTGCTGTTTACCGCGAAACCCCTGGCGTGCGAGATACTCGATAGCGCCTGGGTGGCGGCTGACGATCCAGGTGGTTTTTTCTGAGCGCAGCTGTTTCAATCAGCAAATTCCCATTGAGGTTGATGCAGAGCAGCTTAATGCTGCGGGCCACCTGGCTGGCGCTGCACAAGCTTGGCTATGGGCTCAGGAACAGGCTGACGGCGGACAGATGCCGCAGGGAATTGGCGAAAAGGAGAGGGTATGTCGCACACGCTATTGTCGGTTACGGGAATGTCACCGGCGGTGATCACTGAAACGCTGTATGCCATTGCGCGTGACGGACTGCGCTGGCCGGATCGCATCAAGGTGATAACCACCACGGTGGGTCGCGATCAGTTGCACGACCTGCAGACCACACTGGATCAGCTGGCGGCGGATTATGGCTGTACACCGCTGGCGCCGGCGCAGGTGGAGATTGATGTGGTGCGGGGCGCCGACGGTCTTGAAGTCAGCGATGCGCGCAGCCTGGAAGATCACGAAGCTCTGGGTGACTTTATTATGCAGTGCGTGCGCAACCTGACCGATGACCCGGACCGCTCGGTACATGCATCCATTGCCGGCGGGCGCAAAACCATGACCTTTTATCTGGGCTACGCCATGAGTCTGTTAGGCCGCCCGGGTGATCTGTTATCGCATGTACTGGTGAGTGAGCCGTTTGAGTCGGTAAAGGCCTTTCGCTATCCAACCCCGTATAGCCAGGCGTTAACCACGTTTGCAGGTCAGACGGTGGATGCACGCGATGCACAGGTGGTGCTGGCCGATATCCCGTTTATCCGCATGCGTGATGAACTGCCCCCGTTGATGTTGCAGCTTACTGAGTCGCTGAGTTTTCGAGACTTGGTCAGCCTGATCAACCTGGGAGAGCTGGAAGCGCACAAACGTACCTTAACGCTTGAACTGCCCGCCGATATGGCTGAGCTAAGAGTTCTTGATGGCGCTGGCACACTGCTGCGCAGGATAGAGCTGGGAATGCTGGATTATGCTTTTTACCGCATGGTGCTGCGTCAGTACCTGGCGGGTGAAGAGCTGGTGCGGCGGCCTGCCCTCGGGGATACCGACCTGCTTGTCTTGCTGTGCGAAGAGGCACTGCGACTGCAGGGTGAGATTCCAGGCAAGGATCAGACACCTACTGAGTTGCTGGGGCAGCTTGAGGACGCCGAGGGACCTTATCGTTTGCGAGACTCGACATTGAACAGCCTAAGGACGAATGCTCTCACGGGCACCTTTTTCGATACCCGTTGCAACAGCATAAAAAGCGCGCTGGAAAGTGTGTTGCCGCGAAAGCTCTGCCGCTGGCTGACATTATGCAGTGTGAGCGATGAAGACGGCGACCTGGCCAATTTTTATCAAGCCTGGGGCTCGGGCAGCAAGGGGGGAGGCTACGGTATCCCGCTGGCCGCCAGCAGCATCATCCTGCACGACTGAAAGTCTGAACCTCTGCGCCGGCCTGAGTGCTGTGCTGACCCTGCCGGTACAGATGGCTCGCGCAGTGATCCTGCACAGTATTAGTGGGCAGGGGCTTTTCATTGGCGATAACACACAGTTACGGTTGCCGATGTCTCTGCGGTGGCCGGATCTGGTACCAAACATCAACAGAGCCCCAACCAGAGACTGTAAATTTATCCGTGTTAATGGCGATATATTACAGTCAGAGGCGATTACCGAAGAGGATACTGAACGGTCCTATCGCCTGTTCCCGGCCCGTATCGGCATCGTCCACTTCTTGGCGATATGATGTAAGGCGGGATAGAGCGCCTTCATCACGAATGTCTCGGTTGGGAACAAGCGGCGGGTCCTGATGACCTCGCAGTCGCGATGATCTTGAGCCGGAAAAGGCTGCCTGGCTGCAACTACAAGGTTGCGGAGTCGTCGGGGGGCGCTGATTCGCAGTCGCTGTCCGTGGTGAGCTCCTCTTGGATATAACGCTGAACGTGACCCTGAATCTTGCGGCTGGTTATATATGCCCACAGACCCATCATAGTACCGGCTGCGCCGAAAATAATACGCCCTTCGGGTATGAGCAGTATCAACAGTAACGTCAGCGGAATAATAATCATTAAACCGTACTTGCCGCGTTTGCCTACGTTCTCTATCAGCTGCTCGGCATCGGCCCGGGTGGTGACGCCTGCGCCTGGCAGTTTCTGCCGTAGCGAGGCGTATTCGCGCTCGCTTCTTTTCGCCTGGCGTCCGAATGGGTCTCTGAAGTTCATCGGCTAGTCTCTGTGTTTGGTCATTGTGAGAGAGCCCGTTTTCAACTTGGCTTGCAAATGGCTTCTCGCTGCGCAAGCAAGGTGCGGGTGTATGCAGCACTTCTTCACTCACCCAGGCGTCTGTTGCAGCGTCCCTTTGTGCTGCACCATGACTGATCGGGGCTCCTGCCTGGCATTAGCAGGTTTTCATGGGCCAGATACGAAAAAAGCCTGCATTGCTGCAAGCCTCTTCTGAGATGGTACCAGTGGCCGGACTCGAACCGGCACGCTTTTAAGGGCGGGGGATTTTGAATCCCCTGTGTATACCAATTTCACCACACTGGCAACGCTGTGTATGTCTACACGGGTCTACATGGCATTTTTGCTGATCGATGAAGAAAAATCAACAGCAATATCAACGCTTTACCATAAAATTAGCACTAGAGGGGTTGAGTTTTGAATCCCCTGTGTCTACCAATTTTACCACACCGCCAAAATCTGTTCCGAGCGCCTGATTCGACAAGAATCTCGTCATGCTGGCAACACTGTGTCTGTCTACATGATATCACTTGCCAAGATTGAGGTTGGTTTGTACAAGCTTCTCCGAACAAGCGCACAGGTTGGCGTGAGTGTTATATGCG from Marinobacterium aestuarii includes these protein-coding regions:
- the cas10 gene encoding type III-B CRISPR-associated protein Cas10/Cmr2, which translates into the protein MSEQYFHFTLGPVQAFVAQARRTRDFWAGSFLLSWLASVAMQSVQAQGGRIEFPLPDEDYLDWLQGKGKGTPPQQGCIPNRFKAARAIVPASFDPLQVTNNVQAAWQALADQVWQGDLAGLEHPSIEQTQSVWQRQVEHFWEISWCLTPDPTATNLLDRRKNWRTYNPPAEPGVSCMMMEGWQELSAEPRPGKAVNTFWKALAEKAGKSINTDLRPGETLCAIAYIKRRFAHYFHTLELPFSGQSGIDQWTLKGWRLPVNVPSVNYLAAAPWLEKAILAAAKDTQLREEISLLNLDLATLDSGHEGGTLNLNRIDKACHTFNIPDWKWQTVNGRYFYEEELALLAKRSDDAQEREILNSIQQRLHTVQRQLGKPSDFYSILLMDGDALGSQMSNATKQTGISRALNAFTRKVPDVVQAHSGFLVYAGGDDVLALLSVDDAIACADALRQLYTHCFAKVNQTLGQNAITTSLSAAVLFCHYKSPFAQNLAKAHPLLDKVAKEKTGRNSLAIEVWKPGGLHCRWSSPWERGDAPAPAALIRSLTTELMHYRSTDKQFSRKFLYKLEALIEQLGLNKPVAQAEDLSIDNLYLRALIRAAWQHSGKAVGELNATLLDELLHMTESWKREDNGVTVKEPRLTNDALKLLHFLTTEQISASPSSAMSEASV
- the cmr1 gene encoding type III-B CRISPR module RAMP protein Cmr1; this translates as MDERMDMDRIEAEFSLTTPMFLGEANQACAQQIRPPAIKGALRFWWRALNWARLRQQAPSDQVALQQLHHEESALFGQATRDESRGPSGQAGFLLRVSQQHVHVSDQDFANTPELQYLLGQGLYSKGLKRSYLQSGGHFTLQLALKRGLTDGQKQQLIEALLCFGLLGNLGSRARKGFGSITINRLEVSGQPQPLPTNQTEYKHAIAELLGPTAKADEPPFSAFSRLSQLQVGASGNDAIALLRQHGFEMGMYRGYGRNKLTFGREAEQKFKPDHDWAYEVSEGKRQGRLPSRAVFGLPHPYFLSSTGKNVSIDVDVDGVSGGRRASPLFAHLHRLPDGQFLLIHLLLRSLFLPDSASVKVKGKGAAHFELSGNHVNQQLDWQVLDTFLARFNERDVIHV
- the cas6 gene encoding CRISPR system precrRNA processing endoribonuclease RAMP protein Cas6, translating into MNSGEFCTTFIAGPAITTLLFHAYPERSFFLPAHPGSMLRGALGHALLSRFCNCGTSGHRSECFYVHLFEGYRRANQDGIPAVMFTPIDQDRHLRAGQHFRFRLNLIGLSKALQTAVQSAMTTALLKGLGESDIPCRLQQVTPITQQILLSGAATTLELVTPWLIKRRGRPLQADEFRVHDLLVALAQRQRMVNRHFELDLPVPDNKDLLTLADQLTVTSQLQDVCWQRHSQRQASRHPLQGVMGQLRIQHPNPEGLLPLGQLLANGTALHGGGKTSFGLGALQLTAPASTQHNFNTVTGTAL
- the cas2 gene encoding CRISPR-associated endonuclease Cas2, translated to MTSHWYLLAYDIRSPRRLQRLQRFLRTQAYVLQESVFAWQGDDEALAILQVQLLKLIRPGEDDLRGYRIPANTLIHFWGASPFLEGVFDNGYPAHQLHDFKQSSSVTHPDIMAADTHA
- the cas1 gene encoding CRISPR-associated endonuclease Cas1 codes for the protein MTHVILDRRQLSLEYATDCIIVRAPEQPPRTLPLSRIDQVICMHSVQLTTQLIGQLQSRGIDLIVLNQRHEQNSFALFANQQRQVERRCRQYAWQQSLTRRLPIAVQFCRHKFNILNRLLTHTATGEALHQHIEVALRQLGSCEDDAQLRGIEGSVQRLAFAHWREQLPPQLGFSKRERRPPPDPVNAALSLTYTLVHQEAVRQSLRYALDPQLGFYHRPAYGRKSLACDLMEPLRPQVETWVVRLFNSGLLDRRHFSTRPGGCLLGKEGRQQFYAAYDEVSTHWSRQLGAGAHWLSRRIDRDCEEALCD
- the cas2 gene encoding CRISPR-associated endonuclease Cas2, with the translated sequence MARRHYLIGYDISDNRSRRRALRILHALSLSYQDSVFELPLSSIELNHLLEQLLPLLDGQDRLYAICLNSMSSCWQLGCGAMSPTGPLLLIN
- the csx16 gene encoding CRISPR-associated protein Csx16: MKQLRSEKTTWIVSRHPGAIEYLARQGFRGKQQGHLDPALLQAGDRVIGNLPMSMIARLAPLGVEYWHLCIQATPAERGIELSADRLHEMGASVRRFLVTEQP
- the csm6 gene encoding CRISPR-associated ring nuclease Csm6, whose translation is MSHTLLSVTGMSPAVITETLYAIARDGLRWPDRIKVITTTVGRDQLHDLQTTLDQLAADYGCTPLAPAQVEIDVVRGADGLEVSDARSLEDHEALGDFIMQCVRNLTDDPDRSVHASIAGGRKTMTFYLGYAMSLLGRPGDLLSHVLVSEPFESVKAFRYPTPYSQALTTFAGQTVDARDAQVVLADIPFIRMRDELPPLMLQLTESLSFRDLVSLINLGELEAHKRTLTLELPADMAELRVLDGAGTLLRRIELGMLDYAFYRMVLRQYLAGEELVRRPALGDTDLLVLLCEEALRLQGEIPGKDQTPTELLGQLEDAEGPYRLRDSTLNSLRTNALTGTFFDTRCNSIKSALESVLPRKLCRWLTLCSVSDEDGDLANFYQAWGSGSKGGGYGIPLAASSIILHD